The following proteins come from a genomic window of Heterodontus francisci isolate sHetFra1 unplaced genomic scaffold, sHetFra1.hap1 HAP1_SCAFFOLD_59, whole genome shotgun sequence:
- the LOC137360600 gene encoding histone H1-like protein HC2 translates to MENEVHNPSESFSTANMLEKTQGKVGKKVKKPADKKSLVKKPLVKKSFVKKPAAKKSLVKKPADKKSLAKKPLVKKSLVKKPLVKKSLVKKPAAKKSLVKKPADKKSLAKKPLVKKSLVKKPLAKTSFLKKPTDKKSLVKKPADKKSIAKKPLAKTSLVKKPADKKSLVKKPAAKKTSNE, encoded by the exons ATGGAAAATGAAGTCCACAAtcctagtgaaagcttttcaacagcaaacatgctgga gaaaacccagggaaaagtgggaaagaaggtgaagaaaccagcagacaagaaatctttagtgaagaaaccattaGTCAAGAAATCTttcgtgaagaaaccagcagctaagaaatctttagtgaagaaaccagcagacaagaaatctttagcgaagaaacCATTagtcaagaaatctttagtgaagaaaccattagtcaagaaatctttagtgaagaaaccagcagctaagaaatctttagtgaagaaaccagcagacaagaaatctttagcgaagaaacCATTagtcaagaaatctttagtgaagaaaccattaGCCAAGACATCTTTTTTGAAGAAACcaacagacaagaaatctttagtgaagaaaccagctgaCAAGAAATCTATAGCGAAGAAACCATTAGCCAAgacatctttagtgaagaaaccagcagacaagaaatctttagtgaagaaaccagcagccaagaaaacaagca atgaataa